The Camelus bactrianus isolate YW-2024 breed Bactrian camel chromosome 12, ASM4877302v1, whole genome shotgun sequence genome includes a window with the following:
- the KRT5 gene encoding keratin, type II cytoskeletal 5, with the protein MSRQSSVSFRSGGSRSFSTASAITPSISRTSFTTVSRSGGGGGGGFGRVSLGGACGAGGFGSRSLYNLGSSKRISFSAGGGGFRSRFGAGAGGGYGFGGGAGSGFGFGGGAGGGFGLGGGAGFGGGFGGPGFPVCPPGGIQEVTVNQSLLTPLNLQIDPAIQRVRTEEREQIKTLNNKFASFIDKVRFLEQQNKVLDTKWTLLQEQGTKTVRQNLEPLFEQYINNLRRQLDGILGERGRLDSELRNMQDLVEDFKNKYEDEINKRTTAENEFVMLKKDVDAAYMNKVELEAKVDALMDEINFMKMFFDAELSQMQTHVSDTSVVLSMDNNRSLDLDSIIAEVKAQYEEIANRSRTEAESWYQTKYEELQQTAGRHGDDLRNTKHEISEMNRMIQRLRAEIDNVKKQCANLQNAIADAEQRGELALKDARNKLAELEDALQKAKQDMARLLREYQELMNTKLALDVEIATYRKLLEGEECRLSGEGVGPVNISVVTNTVSSGYGGGSGFGGGLGGGLGGGLGGGGGGSYYSSSSGGVGLGGGLSVGGSGFSASSGRSLGFGSGGGSGSSVKFVSTTSSSRKSFKS; encoded by the exons ATGTCTCGCCAGTCAAGTGTGTCCTTCCGGAGCGGGGGCAGCCGTAGCTTCAGCACTGCCTCCGCCATCACCCCGTCTATCTCCCGCACCAGTTTCACCACAGTGTCCCGGTCCgggggcggcggtggcggcggcttTGGCAGGGTCAGCCTCGGGGGCGCTTGTGGAGCGGGAGGCTTTGGCAGCCGGAGCCTCTACAACCTGGGGAGCTCCAAGAGGATCTCCTTCAGCGCTGGTGGTGGGGGCTTCAGGAGCCGGTTCGGAGCTGGTGCTGGAGGCGGCTATGGCTTTGGAGGTGGAGCTGGGAGTGGATTTGGTTTTGGCGGTGGAGCTGGTGGTGGCTTTGGGCTCGGTGGTGGCGCTGGCTTTGGAGGTGGCTTTGGTGGCCCTGGCTTCCCCGTCTGTCCCCCTGGAGGCATCCAAGAAGTCACTGTCAACCAGAGTCTTCTGACTCCCCTCAACCTGCAAATCGACCCCGCCATCCAGCGGGTGAGGACCGAGGAGCGGGAGCAGATCAAGACACTCAATAACAAGTTTGCCTCCTTCATCGACAAG GTGCGGTTCCTGGAGCAGCAGAACAAGGTCCTGGACACCAAGTGGACCCTGCTGCAGGAACAGGGCACCAAGACCGTGAGGCAGAACCTGGAGCCTCTGTTTGAGCAATACATCAACAACCTCAGGAGGCAGCTGGACGGCATCCTGGGGGAGAGAGGCCGCCTGGACTCGGAGCTGAGGAACATGCAGGACCTGGTGGAGGACTTCAAGAACAA GTATGAGGATGAAATCAACAAGCGCACCACCGCTGAGAATGAGTTTGTGATGCTGAAAAAG GACGTGGACGCCGCTTACATGAACAAAGTGGAGCTAGAGGCCAAGGTCGATGCACTGATGGATGAGATCAACTTCATGAAGATGTTCTTTGACGCG GAGCTGTCCCAGATGCAGACGCACGTCTCAGACACGTCCGTGGTTCTGTCCATGGACAACAACCGCTCCCTGGACCTGGACAGCATCATTGCTGAGGTCAAGGCCCAGTACGAGGAGATCGCCAACCGCAGCCGGACAGAAGCCGAGTCCTGGTACCAGACCAAG TACGAGGAGCTGCAGCAGACAGCGGGCCGGCACGGCGATGATCTCCGTAACACCAAGCATGAGATCTCCGAGATGAACAGGATGATCCAGAGGCTGAGAGCCGAGATCGACAACGTCAAGAAGCAG TGCGCCAACCTGCAGAACGCCATCGCTGATGCCGAGCAGCGTGGGGAGCTGGCCCTCAAAGATGCCAGGAACAAGCTGGCCGAGCTGGAGGACGCCCTGCAGAAGGCCAAGCAGGACATGGCCCGGCTGCTGCGCGAGTATCAGGAGCTCATGAACACCAAGCTGGCCCTGGACGTAGAGATCGCCACCTACCGCAAGCTGCTGGAGGGCGAGGAGTGCAG actgAGTGGAGAAGGTGTCGGACCGGTCAACATCT CCGTTGTCACGAACACCGTCTCTTCTGGCTACGGTGGTGGCAGTGGCTTTGGTGGTGGCCTCGGTGGCGGTCTGGGCGGTGGTCttggcggaggcggcggcgggagcTACTACTCCAGCAGCAGCGGGGGCGTGGGCCTAGGCGGCGGGCTCAGCGTTGGGGGTTCTGGCTTCAGCGCAAGCAGTGGCCGAAGCCTGGGCTTTGGCAGCGGCGGGGGCAGCGGCTCCAGCGTCAAATTTGtctccaccacctcctcctccaggaagagcTTCAAGAGCTAA